A genomic region of Leptotrichia hofstadii contains the following coding sequences:
- the glmU gene encoding bifunctional UDP-N-acetylglucosamine diphosphorylase/glucosamine-1-phosphate N-acetyltransferase GlmU, which produces MISLILAAGKGTRMKSDQSKVLHKVNGVPMIRRVVNVLENIGNEKNIFILGHKKEDVLAEMGNVVYVTQEEQLGTGHAILIAKDKIKEYGEDVLITCGDTPLLKEETLKKLKDNFDEKNLDCIVLSCKVKNPFGYGRIVKENGKISNIVEEKEASKSEKKIDEINTGVYIFKNQSLLYAIEKIDNNNSKGEYYLTDAIKILTNEGYSVDSFQIEDEDEILGVNSKAQLAQASKISRNRKNTELMDNGVILIDPDTTYIEDNVEIGQDTVIHPNVTIQGNTKIGKNCEILGNTRIENSVIADNVKIEASVVEQSTLEEGVTVGPFAHLRPKAHLKETVHVGNFVEIKNATLEKGVKTGHLTYIGDAEVGEDTNIGAGTITCNYDGKNKHKTKIGKNAFIGSNSIIVAPVEIGDKVLTAAGSVITKNIPNEALAFGRAKQVNKEKNK; this is translated from the coding sequence ATGATTTCGTTAATTTTGGCGGCAGGGAAAGGGACTCGTATGAAGTCCGATCAATCGAAGGTTTTACACAAGGTAAATGGTGTTCCTATGATTAGAAGAGTTGTCAATGTGCTGGAAAATATCGGGAATGAAAAAAATATTTTTATTCTAGGACACAAAAAGGAAGATGTTCTAGCTGAAATGGGAAATGTCGTTTATGTCACACAAGAAGAACAGCTTGGAACAGGACACGCTATTCTAATTGCAAAGGATAAAATCAAGGAATACGGTGAAGATGTGCTCATCACTTGCGGAGATACGCCTCTTTTAAAAGAAGAAACTTTGAAAAAATTAAAGGATAACTTTGATGAAAAAAATCTTGACTGTATTGTGCTTTCATGTAAAGTTAAAAATCCATTTGGATATGGACGGATTGTTAAGGAAAATGGCAAAATTTCAAATATTGTCGAAGAAAAGGAAGCAAGCAAAAGTGAGAAAAAAATAGATGAAATTAATACTGGAGTCTATATTTTCAAAAATCAAAGTCTGCTTTATGCGATAGAAAAAATTGACAACAACAATTCAAAAGGTGAATATTATTTAACCGATGCTATAAAAATATTGACAAATGAAGGTTACAGTGTTGACAGCTTTCAAATTGAAGATGAAGATGAAATCTTAGGAGTAAACTCAAAAGCTCAGTTAGCACAGGCAAGCAAAATTTCAAGAAACAGAAAAAATACTGAACTTATGGATAACGGAGTAATTCTGATTGACCCAGATACAACTTATATTGAAGATAACGTTGAGATTGGACAGGATACTGTAATTCATCCAAATGTTACAATTCAAGGTAATACGAAAATTGGGAAAAACTGCGAAATCTTGGGAAATACGAGAATTGAAAATTCTGTGATTGCTGATAATGTGAAAATAGAGGCTTCTGTTGTTGAGCAGTCTACTCTTGAGGAAGGGGTAACTGTGGGACCTTTTGCACATTTACGTCCAAAGGCGCATTTGAAAGAAACTGTACATGTGGGAAACTTTGTGGAAATAAAAAATGCTACGCTTGAAAAAGGTGTGAAAACAGGGCATTTGACTTATATTGGAGATGCTGAAGTTGGGGAAGATACAAATATTGGCGCAGGAACAATTACTTGTAACTATGACGGGAAAAATAAACATAAGACTAAAATTGGAAAAAATGCCTTTATTGGAAGCAATTCAATAATTGTAGCACCTGTAGAAATTGGAGACAAAGTGCTAACTGCCGCAGGTTCTGTTATTACAAAGAATATTCCTAATGAAGCACTTGCATTTGGAAGGGCAAAACAGGTAAATAAAGAAAAAAATAAGTAA
- a CDS encoding DUF2721 domain-containing protein, with amino-acid sequence MKNMTLEITTPAVLFPTVSLLLLAYTNRFLALTAIVRQMDSSGEIEHEFYQVKNLRKRLKYIKRMQYFGVFSLLMCAVSMLFLFFQINFIGYISFGISLVSLIISLIFSLLEIQISLEALRIHLNYNENDNEIKKKNK; translated from the coding sequence ATGAAAAATATGACTTTGGAAATAACTACGCCTGCCGTTCTTTTTCCTACGGTATCTTTACTTTTACTTGCATATACTAACAGATTTTTGGCACTTACAGCAATTGTAAGACAAATGGACTCGAGTGGTGAAATTGAACATGAATTTTATCAGGTTAAAAACCTGAGGAAAAGATTGAAGTACATTAAAAGAATGCAATATTTTGGGGTTTTTAGCTTGTTAATGTGTGCTGTTTCAATGTTATTCCTGTTTTTTCAAATAAATTTTATTGGATATATAAGTTTTGGGATAAGTCTAGTGTCGCTCATAATTTCGTTAATATTTTCATTGTTAGAAATTCAGATTTCACTAGAGGCATTAAGGATTCATTTGAATTATAATGAAAATGATAATGAAATTAAGAAAAAAAATAAATAA
- the gpmA gene encoding 2,3-diphosphoglycerate-dependent phosphoglycerate mutase codes for MKLVLIRHGESQWNLENKFTGWKDVDLSPKGVEEAKAGGKALKEMGLVFDIAYTSYLKRAIKTLNYVLEELDELYIPVYKSWRLNERHYGALQGLNKAETAKKYGDEQVLIWRRSFDVAPPAIDKSSEYYPKSDRRYADLSDSEAPLGESLKDTIERVLPYWHSHISKSLQEGKNVIVAAHGNSLRALIKYLLNISDDDILKLNLTTGKPLVFEIDKDLKVLSSPDSF; via the coding sequence ATGAAACTAGTATTAATTCGACACGGTGAAAGCCAATGGAACTTGGAAAACAAATTCACTGGATGGAAGGATGTTGACTTGAGTCCAAAAGGAGTGGAAGAGGCAAAGGCTGGCGGTAAAGCATTAAAGGAAATGGGATTAGTTTTTGACATTGCTTACACGTCTTATTTGAAAAGAGCTATTAAAACTCTTAATTACGTTTTGGAAGAATTGGATGAATTATACATTCCAGTTTACAAATCTTGGAGATTGAATGAACGTCATTACGGAGCATTACAAGGATTAAACAAAGCTGAAACTGCTAAAAAATATGGAGACGAGCAAGTCCTTATCTGGAGAAGAAGCTTTGATGTCGCCCCGCCTGCAATAGACAAATCAAGCGAATATTATCCAAAATCAGATAGAAGATATGCAGATTTATCTGATTCTGAAGCGCCACTTGGAGAAAGCCTTAAAGATACTATTGAAAGAGTTCTGCCTTACTGGCACTCACATATTTCAAAAAGTTTGCAGGAAGGAAAAAATGTTATTGTAGCAGCTCACGGAAACAGTTTGCGTGCTTTAATAAAATATTTGTTAAATATTTCAGATGACGATATTTTAAAACTGAATTTAACAACAGGAAAACCTTTGGTATTTGAAATAGATAAAGATTTAAAAGTATTGTCATCACCAGATTCATTCTAA
- a CDS encoding heavy metal translocating P-type ATPase: MLNKDYLLDCKILHEIRGRIRIKSRALKYLGIHKEEITKQLMQVHYIQSVEISSITGTILVYFDNFSLTGENLISLLQNTLNTYLVDIYKNEKKQISNKYVIERRLQEESPQEIIKNIGAAVLLLLLPNPKIKLTGIRRLFNYKTLSTVSLALPVLKNGIYSLIQNKRPNADTLSSTAIVSSIILGSERTALTIMILEKFAELLTVYTMKKTRGVIKDMLSVGENYVWKQSDDGNTAKKVPIEEISKGDFILVQTGEKISVDGTIEKGEAIIDQSAITGEYMPVTKKAGEEVFAGTLLKSGNITVKAEKVGDDRTASRIIKLVEDAAFNKADIQSYADTFSAQLIPLNFLLAGIVYVSTKNLQKALSMLVIDYSCGIRLSTATAFSASINTAAKNGILIKGSNYLEELSKSDTVIFDKTGTITEGKPKIQTLKTFGKNMKDNRMLALAAAAEETSSHPLASAILNEIKNRGLKIPKHKESVIKVARGIETFVNKDIIRVGSLKYMEENDISLEVASDIVKGMQNRGEIVIYVAKNNDLIGVIGVSDPPRENIKKAMNRLRNQGIDDIVLLTGDLRQQAETIASRMSMDRYESELMPEDKAKDILKFRSIGSKVIMIGDGINDAPALSYANVGIALGSSRTDIAMEAADVTITSDDPLLIPGVIGLAKNTVKIIKQNFAMAIGINSFALVLGATGLLPAIYSSILHNSITILVVGNSLRLLKYDVNK; this comes from the coding sequence ATGTTAAATAAAGATTATTTGCTGGACTGCAAGATTTTACACGAAATTCGTGGAAGAATCAGAATAAAATCAAGAGCTTTAAAATATCTTGGAATTCATAAGGAAGAGATAACAAAGCAGCTAATGCAGGTTCATTATATCCAAAGTGTTGAAATTTCAAGTATTACAGGAACTATTCTTGTTTATTTTGACAATTTCTCATTAACTGGTGAAAACTTAATATCTTTACTTCAAAATACATTAAATACATATCTAGTAGATATATACAAAAACGAAAAAAAACAAATATCAAATAAATATGTGATTGAAAGACGTCTGCAGGAAGAATCTCCACAGGAAATTATTAAAAATATTGGTGCTGCTGTACTTTTACTGCTACTGCCAAATCCAAAGATAAAATTAACAGGAATCAGGCGGCTATTTAACTACAAAACTTTATCAACAGTTTCTTTAGCCCTGCCTGTTTTAAAAAATGGAATTTATTCTCTTATTCAAAATAAGCGTCCCAACGCAGATACTCTAAGTTCTACAGCTATTGTCAGCAGCATTATTTTAGGAAGTGAACGAACAGCTTTGACAATTATGATTTTAGAAAAATTTGCAGAGCTTCTGACTGTTTATACAATGAAAAAGACACGTGGCGTAATTAAAGACATGTTAAGTGTTGGAGAAAACTATGTCTGGAAGCAGTCTGATGATGGAAATACGGCCAAAAAAGTTCCAATTGAAGAAATTAGCAAGGGAGATTTTATACTTGTTCAAACTGGGGAAAAAATAAGTGTGGATGGAACGATTGAAAAAGGTGAGGCGATAATTGATCAGTCGGCAATTACTGGGGAATATATGCCTGTTACGAAAAAGGCTGGAGAAGAAGTTTTTGCAGGAACGCTTTTAAAAAGTGGAAATATTACTGTAAAAGCTGAGAAGGTTGGAGATGACAGAACAGCTTCCAGAATTATAAAATTAGTGGAAGATGCCGCTTTTAACAAGGCTGATATTCAATCTTATGCCGATACATTTTCTGCACAGTTAATCCCGCTTAACTTTCTGCTCGCCGGAATTGTCTATGTTTCAACGAAAAACTTGCAAAAAGCCCTTAGTATGCTTGTAATTGACTATTCATGCGGAATAAGGCTGTCAACAGCAACAGCATTTTCAGCTTCAATTAATACAGCGGCTAAAAATGGAATTTTGATTAAAGGAAGCAACTATCTGGAAGAACTTTCAAAATCTGACACAGTAATATTTGACAAAACAGGTACAATTACCGAAGGAAAGCCTAAAATTCAAACGCTAAAGACTTTTGGAAAAAATATGAAGGATAACAGAATGCTTGCACTGGCTGCCGCGGCTGAAGAAACTTCATCACATCCTTTAGCAAGTGCAATTTTGAATGAAATTAAAAATAGAGGATTAAAAATTCCAAAACATAAGGAATCCGTTATTAAAGTTGCAAGAGGGATAGAAACTTTTGTAAATAAGGATATTATTCGTGTAGGAAGCCTGAAATACATGGAAGAGAATGATATTTCACTAGAAGTGGCAAGTGATATAGTGAAGGGAATGCAAAATCGTGGAGAAATTGTAATTTACGTGGCTAAAAATAATGATTTAATAGGTGTTATCGGTGTTTCAGATCCGCCTAGGGAAAATATAAAAAAGGCAATGAATCGGCTAAGAAATCAAGGAATAGATGATATTGTACTGTTAACGGGAGATTTGAGACAGCAGGCTGAAACTATCGCTTCAAGAATGTCAATGGATAGATACGAGTCTGAACTGATGCCTGAGGACAAGGCTAAAGATATTTTAAAATTCCGTTCAATTGGTTCAAAAGTTATTATGATAGGTGACGGAATAAACGACGCTCCTGCCCTTTCCTATGCAAATGTAGGAATAGCTCTAGGAAGTTCACGTACCGACATTGCGATGGAAGCTGCTGATGTTACAATAACTTCAGACGACCCATTACTAATACCAGGTGTAATTGGTTTAGCAAAAAACACTGTAAAAATAATAAAGCAGAATTTTGCAATGGCAATTGGAATAAATAGTTTTGCCCTTGTATTAGGTGCAACAGGACTTCTGCCTGCAATATACAGTTCAATTTTGCATAACTCTATCACAATTTTAGTAGTTGGAAATTCATTGCGACTATTAAAATACGATGTTAATAAATAA
- a CDS encoding HMA2 domain-containing protein, with protein sequence MLENLFKATYLMFNQIKVVHSIPGRLRLSVPNLSKIPEELKKYDYRVTELILSKKGIKSIEYSYVTNKILIYYDVKLISEKQILDWLNKVWKTMINHSELYENKSLKEIEDNLDTFYNIIKEL encoded by the coding sequence ATGTTGGAAAATTTATTTAAGGCTACATATCTGATGTTTAATCAGATAAAGGTTGTACACAGTATTCCTGGCAGATTAAGGCTTTCTGTCCCAAATTTATCAAAAATTCCAGAAGAATTAAAAAAATATGATTATCGAGTTACAGAACTTATTTTATCAAAAAAAGGCATAAAAAGTATTGAGTATTCGTATGTGACAAATAAAATTCTGATTTACTATGATGTAAAATTAATTTCAGAAAAACAAATACTGGACTGGCTGAACAAAGTATGGAAAACTATGATTAATCATTCTGAATTATATGAAAATAAATCCTTAAAGGAAATAGAAGATAATTTGGATACTTTTTATAACATAATTAAAGAACTTTAA
- a CDS encoding HMA2 domain-containing protein — protein sequence MLQNFYGVIQVKHYQNGRLRLQTDALKENEELEQEFLNNMRQLSGIHSVSVNSIIGSILIYFDEKIIESSFLYLIVLKLLHLEEEALKNKPGKVKKMLKQAFESVDMAIYNKSRGYLDLKTLVAGIFAFYGIKKLRQFPKLPTGATLLWWAFIFLSEGKRK from the coding sequence ATGTTACAAAATTTTTATGGCGTTATTCAAGTAAAACATTACCAGAATGGACGGTTGAGACTTCAAACAGATGCATTAAAAGAGAATGAGGAGTTAGAACAGGAATTTTTAAATAATATGCGTCAATTATCGGGAATACACTCAGTAAGCGTTAATTCCATTATTGGAAGCATCTTAATTTATTTTGATGAAAAAATTATTGAGAGTTCGTTTTTGTATTTAATCGTTCTAAAATTGCTCCATCTGGAAGAAGAAGCCTTAAAAAATAAGCCTGGAAAAGTAAAAAAAATGTTAAAACAGGCATTTGAATCTGTTGATATGGCTATTTACAATAAAAGTAGAGGTTATCTGGACTTAAAGACATTAGTTGCAGGAATTTTTGCTTTTTATGGCATTAAAAAATTAAGACAATTTCCAAAATTGCCTACAGGTGCCACTCTGTTATGGTGGGCTTTTATTTTTTTATCAGAAGGGAAAAGAAAATAA
- a CDS encoding DUF262 domain-containing protein: MVATIQVNKQSIKQLLESGKDQTFLIPEYQRPYSWTENETKTLFYDLLEFTENETKRTNETEGTYFLGSIVSYENEDGEQEIIDGQQRITSLFLLLRAIYTKLTSYENKTVEQENFIRQIEPALWKQAKLTGEVDYTSVLITSRVIDNEGNKILQNILESGIADPKATDNYSKNYILFQKLFEKLCELSPTLMLEFIYYTLNRAVVFPIKTDSQDDALSVFSTLNDRGLPLSEADIFKAKMYNRIKKEYKKLFIKQWKNLSERAIYAKENVKQLFYYYMFYLRASEKDVATTTLGLRRFYSKGGFTRLYKSNLLKHLDQILDLWVVMNRRESIDDKPWTENIQIIKILDTLSAYPNESWKYPVVVYYLSHGEKENFETYFLKFLRKLFLELTANYLVTPSVAAVKADILKLNVDIVDNISPKIAFKNIPISVLQEKVKTPNKNLVRMILKMVVYNNQDELLPEKWEIEYILPQKWSNRFSESIENKQVKEYINYIGNKIPFEKKLSIKASENFFDKKKASYEKSKIKYVRELIPADKTDWTFEDINIRNKKVAEELVKLFITWNGEYEF, encoded by the coding sequence ATGGTTGCAACAATACAAGTTAACAAGCAAAGCATAAAGCAGTTGCTGGAAAGCGGAAAAGATCAGACGTTTTTAATACCTGAATACCAAAGACCGTATTCCTGGACTGAAAATGAAACTAAAACGTTATTTTATGATTTACTGGAATTTACAGAAAATGAAACTAAAAGAACTAACGAAACAGAAGGCACATACTTTTTGGGAAGTATTGTTTCCTATGAAAATGAAGATGGCGAACAGGAAATTATCGACGGACAGCAAAGAATAACTTCCTTATTTTTACTTTTACGGGCAATTTACACAAAATTAACTTCTTATGAAAACAAAACTGTAGAACAGGAAAATTTTATAAGACAAATTGAGCCAGCGTTATGGAAACAGGCAAAACTCACTGGAGAAGTTGATTATACTAGTGTTTTGATTACTTCCAGAGTTATTGACAATGAAGGAAATAAAATTTTACAAAATATTTTGGAAAGCGGGATTGCTGATCCTAAAGCAACTGATAATTATTCCAAAAACTACATTTTATTTCAGAAACTATTTGAAAAGCTTTGTGAACTCAGTCCAACATTAATGCTGGAATTTATTTATTACACGCTGAACAGAGCGGTTGTTTTCCCAATAAAAACAGATTCGCAAGATGACGCTTTAAGCGTATTTTCTACTTTGAATGATAGAGGATTGCCTCTTTCTGAAGCAGATATTTTTAAGGCAAAAATGTATAACCGAATCAAAAAAGAATATAAAAAATTGTTTATTAAACAATGGAAAAATTTAAGCGAACGGGCAATTTATGCTAAAGAAAATGTAAAACAATTGTTTTATTATTATATGTTTTATTTAAGAGCTTCTGAAAAGGATGTCGCAACGACTACACTTGGACTTAGACGTTTTTATTCAAAAGGCGGATTTACACGGCTTTATAAATCAAACTTATTGAAACATCTGGATCAAATTTTGGATTTATGGGTAGTTATGAACAGGCGTGAATCAATTGATGACAAGCCTTGGACAGAAAATATACAGATTATAAAGATTTTGGATACTTTATCAGCTTATCCAAATGAATCTTGGAAATATCCTGTTGTTGTCTATTATTTGTCACATGGCGAAAAAGAAAATTTTGAAACTTATTTCTTAAAATTTTTAAGAAAGCTATTTTTGGAATTGACAGCAAATTATCTTGTAACACCGAGTGTTGCCGCTGTAAAAGCTGATATTCTTAAACTTAATGTTGATATTGTTGATAATATTTCTCCAAAAATTGCATTCAAAAATATTCCAATTTCTGTACTTCAGGAAAAAGTAAAAACACCAAACAAAAATCTTGTACGTATGATTTTAAAAATGGTTGTGTATAACAATCAGGATGAATTACTGCCTGAAAAATGGGAAATTGAATATATATTGCCACAAAAATGGAGTAACCGTTTCTCAGAAAGTATTGAAAATAAACAGGTTAAAGAATATATAAATTATATTGGAAACAAGATTCCTTTTGAAAAGAAATTGTCGATTAAAGCTTCAGAAAACTTTTTTGACAAGAAAAAAGCAAGTTATGAAAAATCTAAAATTAAATATGTACGTGAACTAATCCCAGCAGATAAGACTGACTGGACTTTTGAAGACATTAATATAAGAAACAAAAAAGTAGCAGAAGAGCTTGTTAAATTGTTCATTACGTGGAATGGGGAATATGAATTTTAA
- a CDS encoding RelA/SpoT family protein produces MGYEMDEKKVPKNEWKMTDDDIVDTKVPAIVNKSYDELFKDLTDRIKENRLDVDTNKIEHAFILAYESHIGQKRKSGEDYILHPVEVAEILADMKMDTDTIVAGLLHDVVEDTLIVLEDIEDNFGKDVKKLVDGVTKLRNLPRTDSKKLENKRKMVIAMSEDIRVVIIKLADRLHNMRTLKYMKPEKQQEKSKETIEIYAPIAHRIGMARIKWELEDISFRFLYPNDYYEIKELVNTKRREREEYTAKFIEKIKIELKKNNIKGEVTGRPKHLYSIYRKMNEKQKRFMDLYDLIAIRIIVEKKNECYNVLGIIHDLFIPVFDRFKDYVSQPKPNGYQSIHTTVKGPNNQNVEIQIRTQEMHEIAEEGVAAHWKYKEKKSKSKNEKFYADVKKLKDSVQNKKENKKQVGFAQEVTGDVLKQTIFVFTPKDDIVEMPRNSTALDFAFQVHTQIGYRTIGAKVDGKIVQLNQVLKTGDKVEVITSKNMKGPGKDWIEMVNNHSSRVKIRKWFKDKEFEEKSKEGEQILEKEFDRLGLKLKDMLEDERVFLYMKKYNIGDNKTLFYRFGTGDLSLDGFMNKFEVKEEKALEKVLEEETEKGHRQKERNQGGVKISGTENTMYRFAKCCSPLPGDEIRGYVTRGRGIAIHRVDCDNFISLMQKEPEREVDVYWDESASSSNSTYEFNFTIKASDRNGLLLDIIRILNEYKMNLITVNTNNFKENGNKRIFIHLRITIRSRDDFDRLANNLKSMPEIIDVIKK; encoded by the coding sequence ATGGGATACGAGATGGATGAAAAGAAAGTGCCGAAAAATGAATGGAAGATGACGGATGATGATATAGTGGATACCAAAGTACCTGCAATTGTGAATAAGAGCTATGATGAGCTGTTTAAAGACCTGACTGACAGAATTAAAGAGAACAGGCTGGATGTGGACACGAATAAAATTGAACATGCTTTTATACTTGCGTATGAGTCACATATAGGACAAAAGAGAAAAAGCGGGGAGGATTATATTTTGCATCCTGTGGAAGTTGCTGAAATACTGGCTGATATGAAAATGGATACAGATACTATTGTGGCTGGGCTTTTGCACGATGTAGTTGAGGATACTCTTATAGTTCTGGAGGATATTGAGGATAATTTTGGAAAAGATGTGAAAAAGTTGGTGGATGGGGTTACAAAACTTAGGAATTTGCCGAGAACTGACAGCAAAAAATTGGAAAATAAAAGAAAAATGGTAATCGCAATGTCAGAGGACATTCGGGTTGTAATTATAAAACTGGCGGACAGGCTTCACAATATGCGAACGTTAAAGTACATGAAACCTGAAAAGCAGCAGGAAAAATCAAAGGAAACAATTGAAATTTATGCGCCAATTGCTCACAGAATAGGGATGGCTAGGATAAAATGGGAATTGGAGGACATAAGTTTTAGGTTTTTATATCCAAATGATTATTATGAGATTAAAGAGCTTGTAAATACAAAAAGACGCGAGAGGGAAGAATATACAGCAAAATTTATTGAAAAAATAAAAATAGAACTCAAAAAAAATAATATAAAGGGTGAAGTTACAGGGCGTCCAAAGCATTTGTACAGTATTTATAGGAAAATGAATGAGAAGCAAAAAAGATTTATGGATTTATATGACCTGATTGCAATACGAATTATTGTTGAGAAAAAGAATGAATGTTACAATGTACTGGGAATAATTCACGATTTATTTATACCTGTTTTTGATAGATTCAAAGATTATGTTTCACAACCAAAGCCAAATGGCTACCAGTCAATTCATACAACAGTGAAAGGGCCTAATAATCAGAATGTGGAAATTCAAATTAGAACTCAAGAAATGCACGAAATAGCAGAAGAAGGAGTTGCGGCGCACTGGAAATATAAAGAAAAAAAATCAAAATCTAAAAATGAAAAATTTTATGCAGATGTAAAAAAATTGAAAGATTCTGTTCAAAATAAAAAGGAGAATAAAAAACAAGTCGGATTTGCACAGGAAGTTACAGGCGATGTACTAAAACAAACAATATTTGTGTTTACACCAAAGGACGATATTGTGGAAATGCCACGAAATTCCACTGCACTTGATTTTGCATTTCAAGTACATACGCAAATTGGGTACAGAACGATTGGGGCAAAAGTGGATGGAAAGATTGTTCAGCTTAATCAAGTATTAAAAACTGGAGATAAAGTTGAAGTTATAACTTCTAAAAATATGAAAGGACCGGGAAAAGACTGGATTGAAATGGTAAACAACCATAGTTCCCGTGTGAAAATCCGAAAATGGTTCAAGGACAAGGAATTTGAAGAAAAATCAAAGGAAGGGGAACAGATTCTAGAAAAGGAATTTGACCGTCTTGGGCTTAAATTAAAGGATATGCTGGAAGATGAGCGTGTTTTTCTTTATATGAAAAAATACAACATTGGTGATAATAAAACTTTATTTTACAGATTTGGAACTGGAGATTTGTCACTTGACGGCTTTATGAATAAATTTGAGGTAAAAGAGGAAAAGGCATTAGAAAAGGTGCTTGAGGAGGAAACTGAAAAAGGGCATCGTCAAAAGGAACGAAATCAAGGTGGAGTAAAAATTTCTGGGACAGAAAATACAATGTACCGTTTTGCAAAATGCTGCAGTCCTCTTCCTGGAGATGAAATACGTGGTTATGTGACACGTGGACGTGGAATCGCAATTCATCGTGTTGACTGCGATAATTTTATTTCTCTTATGCAAAAAGAGCCAGAAAGAGAAGTTGATGTCTATTGGGACGAATCTGCAAGTTCATCAAACAGTACATACGAATTTAATTTCACGATAAAAGCCTCAGATAGAAATGGACTATTGCTGGATATTATCCGAATTTTAAATGAATACAAAATGAATCTAATAACTGTAAATACGAATAACTTTAAAGAAAATGGGAACAAGCGAATTTTTATACATCTAAGAATAACTATTAGAAGCCGAGATGATTTTGATAGATTGGCAAATAACTTAAAATCAATGCCGGAAATAATAGATGTAATAAAGAAATAA
- a CDS encoding OmpA family protein — MEKKSKITAMLSVLLVSAPTTAKKITTSNLRDNAMRSTAIEVEGSELGELEATKESADSDVVVLDANQLKFDFNSATIKEEYTPALKKLKDYIEAKNQKISIIGYTDSKGTREYNRELSLRRAESLEEKLIDLGLSPERIIETKGNGDANPVATNDTEEGRAANRRIEIQFM; from the coding sequence ATGGAGAAAAAATCAAAAATAACTGCAATGTTATCTGTCTTGTTAGTTTCTGCTCCAACTACAGCTAAGAAAATCACAACATCAAACCTGCGTGACAATGCAATGAGGTCAACTGCAATTGAAGTGGAAGGATCTGAGCTGGGTGAACTGGAAGCGACAAAGGAAAGTGCAGATTCAGACGTTGTAGTGCTAGATGCAAATCAGCTTAAATTCGACTTTAATAGCGCAACAATCAAGGAAGAATATACTCCAGCATTAAAAAAGCTGAAGGATTATATAGAAGCTAAAAATCAGAAAATTTCAATTATAGGCTACACAGATTCCAAAGGTACAAGAGAGTACAACAGGGAACTGTCCCTAAGAAGAGCTGAAAGTCTTGAAGAAAAATTAATAGATCTTGGACTTTCCCCTGAAAGAATAATTGAAACAAAAGGAAATGGAGATGCCAATCCAGTAGCAACAAATGACACAGAAGAAGGAAGAGCGGCAAACAGAAGAATTGAAATACAATTTATGTAA